TTCTTCACTCAGAAAGACGGTTTAAGGagatgaaatgtatttaaaatcagTCTGGATCTCTCTGCTCAAGAGTAAAACCTTGTGACCCCAGATGCCTTCACTCAGGAGCAAGCCTGTGGTCGCGAAGGAGCTTAGTCCAGGCGTGTTCAAGGCGCCACACAACATCCAGGGAGCAGCGTGCAGGCAGAACTATGGATAGTCTAACCGCAGAGCTGCTTTAAATCGATGGCATTACCTTGAAAAGGATTCCCTTTGAATTGTGtaagggatggagggaaggagcagggaggggggaagggaaagagggaggggaaaagagggaaagggaccaggaggagaggggggaggggaaggggaggaggagggggacaggggagggggagggggaggggaagcataaaggggagggcagtgggagacGGAGGCGGGCAGGGAAGCCGAGGATTTACTTGCTGAACTTGGATGGGGTTCCTCAGCGCACCTCAGGTAAGAGCAGGCCTGAGAAGTGGGTGCTGGCGGTGGCTCAGCCACAGGGGTGTCGGGAGGGATCCCCAGCTCCAGGTGGGCCACCACCGGCTCTGGGTGTGACTTGCACAGCTTTCTGCCAGGTTCGGCCTCCATCTGTATGTAAATGGACTCCGCCAGGCGCTGGATTTCTCCACCCCACTCCAGGCGTGTATTTGGAGGCCTCTTTCCAGTGGCGGGATCCTCTCACCAAAAGGCATGTGTGATTTTGGAGGAGGACCCACACACACTGAATCTCATCAGCCCTGgggtcctgccccctccccatgcctgggggtcccctgcccctgcccccaaatcGCTCTCCGCAGCATTTCAAATAATGTACCCCAAAAGGCATGTAATGGACATGACCTGAGTCCGCCTGCCCCAGAGGCCTCTGTTCTGCTGTGTCACCCAAGCCCGGCGAGGCGTGGGCCTCTGGGTCAGACAGGACGGCCCCTCGGGCCTGGGCCCCCCACTGCTGACAGTGTGCAATGTCTGTCCGATCCTTGGGGACCCACACGCCCACTGGGCAGGAACAGACTGGGTGACGGAGAACAGAACACAACCACCGGGAGTTTAAACAGACACGTGTTCATTTGCTTTAAATCAGGCACACGGGAGGGACATAAGAGGCGGTGCGGGTGTAATTCCATGGCCTACAGGGTCCCTGGGGACCCCAGCCTTTCTCCTTTGGCTCTGTCATCCCTCACGTGTGGCTCTTGTTCCCTGATGGGTGTTGCTGCAACTCATTCGTCAAAACTTCCCTTCCAGGCAGGACaggtggaaggggaggggacCTGAGCACATGGCCGCCTCCGGTCAAGCTCCGCCTCTTTGTTAGAGACAAGGCTTTATGGCCGCACCCCACGGGGCCAGAGCGTCAAGCAGCCACCAGGGCCGGACCCAGCAAAGCTGGCCCAGGTCTTTCACGCTACATTTCTGGACTTTATCTTTCAAATGTTTGTCAAAAAGGAGTTCTTTTTTCAAGAGCCACTCTTTCACCTCTGAGAGTTCCCTTTTGTCTTTATTGGTCCTTTCTCATAGATCCTATTCTTGCTCTATGTAAGTCCTTcacacatctttctttttttttaattgtttaatatttattcattttatagagagagagagcacaaacaggggagggccagagagagagggagacacagaatccggagcaggctccaggctctgagccgtcagcacagagcccgacgccgggctcagacccacgaacctgagatcaggacctgagccgaaggcagtcgcccaactgaccgagccacccaggcgccgcactTCACACATCTTTCTAATGACGCTCCGTCCGGGGCACCGTATTATTTCTACCTCTTCCAGCGTCATCTCTCAGCACCCCTTCCGAGCAGGGTTTTGCGGGCACTCTCACTGCCGTCTGAAGCTCCTGAGGTCCGGGAGGCAGGGAGCCCTGCGCGGACTGACCGCAGGACGGCGGAACCGCCTGGAGGGCTCCTCCCGGCCAGATCTGGAGACGCTCTCGGAGAGTGACGGTGACGCCGCACTGTGTTCCCATGGATTTACGAAGAAGCCACGCGGCCTTGTCAGGAGAGAGGAGCAAAcaaggagttggggaggggcttgTGTTCAGAGGACGATGGCGGGTCGGGTCGTAAGGGCAGCGGGTTGTAGAATTAGGAAACGCACCAGTCCCGAGGAGATGACACGTCTGCACAGCACCGGGGCCGACAGGTGCATGCCTGACCTGTGCCAGGTCAGGAAGGGAAACCCAAAACAGCTCCTTGGTACTGTGGAATCGTCACGTGGGGGGGGCGCCTGTGCTACGGGAAGACCTACTGGGTCCTGCCCAGGTGACGCCCTGGGGGGTCACTACCATAGTTTCAAGGGTAAAGATAGACACCTGTtctcagagagagaagataaagcACATGTGACTAAGTTCCCTACTGGTGGAGCTGGTTGACAATGcagggcgtgggggtggggggtgccccctctcctccccatccgcctttctcctccccctttcttcccctccccttccttctcctcccactgccctcccctccccttctttccctcccactcctccttcctcctctgccctcccctgcctcccctccctccctccccctccctcctccactttcccctccccttctccttcccttcccctccctcctccactttcccctccccttctccttccctccccctccctctccctcctctaccctcccctgcccccctttcCCTNNNNNNNNNNNNNNNNNNNNNNNNNNNNNNNNNNNNNNNNNNNNNNNNNNNNNNNNNNNNNNNNNNNNNNNNNNNNNNNNNNNNNNNNNNNNNNNNNNNNCCTcttaccccctccctcttttccttcccctccccctcttcctctcccctcctcctctcccctcctccctgcctcctccccccctctctgcccagctAATAACCACAGCAGGAGCCTCTGGGCTCTACACgccctccccagctccagccGTTTCCATGGACGAGGGCCCAACACAAACATGGGATGCTGCAGCTCCCCGGCCAGCCCAGGACCCCCCACAGCACAGGGTTGGTGGGCAGATGAGGTCATTGCCACGGGGCCCTGCAGGCCTGTTGTGTGTGGAGGGGACTATTTGTTTGGTCTTGTTTCCATGGCAACCTGCTAGACCCCTCCTCCGCTCTGTCCAAGGGGCCATGCTGGTCCAGGACACAAAGGTGCCCCTGAGCCCACAGCCTCACCGCACCCTTGGCCCGGTGCAGAATCCCAGGCTGTCAGGAAGCAGCCACGACCATCAGCCTCACCTCCAAGGTACgcatggggaaaccgaggcccaggtGCTGGCCAGAGCCGAGACCATGCAGAACCAGAACACCTGTGCCCAGGCTGGggtctccctctgcctgggagcTCACACAGCCCCATCCCTGCTCTGCCCAGTGTCTGTCCTGCCTGGGGGTCACCCCATGACCTGCGTGCTGGACAGTGGGCtgatggggcccctgggcagTGAGTGCGGAGGGGCTCAGAGGGCAGGGCTGCCCCCAGATGGAGCATGGCAGCCAGGCAGGGGCCGTGAGGGGGGGTAGaggcagcagagggaggaggagccgAGCCGCAGGACCTCCAGGGCACCAGGGCATCAGCACACCAGCCCACCGTGCTGGAGGCCGTCCCAGGAGGGTGGGGCTGGCTCAGGCCATGGACACAGAGACCCCCCCCAGGACAGAGCCCCTGATGGGGCTGTGTGCCCACTGGAATGGGGCCAGGGTGACCATTGCCTGCTCACAGCCTCCAGCTCTTCCGTGTGTTGGGCTGTCGGTCCTCTGGTGGCCTCCTCCCATCCCTCAGGGGCTGCTCCCAGAGCGCCTGCTTTGCGCAGCCTGGCCGGGCCCCACTGGCAGTGAGCACTGCCTCCCATGGTCCCAGGGATCCCaggacccccctcccccgggccccACAGTGAGGTGACCTGGGGCCCTGCTGTGGCCTGTCCAGGTGCTAGCCTCCCTCTCTACCgtccccctcctgctcctccctcctcctccccctcctcccttctccctccccacgcctcccccttcccacttcctcctcctccccctccctcctcctccccctccccctcctccctctcctgctcttcccttctcctctcccttctcccaccccttcccctcctccctcctccctcttcttccctctccctcctccttctcctcttcctttccccttccccttcctcctcccccccNNNNNNNNNNNNNNNNNNNNNNNNNNNNNNNNNNNNNNNNNNNNNNNNNNNNNNNNNNNNNNNNNNNNNNNNNNNNNNNNNNNNNNNNNNNNNNNNNNNNCCCCCCCCCCGCTTCTCATCCTTCCCCTCCGTCCCCTTTTCCACCTCGTCCTGTCTCTGAAGTCAGCTGGGAAAGCAGGCGGACCCAGCTGGACACCTTGCCCGTCTGAGACATTACCTAACTGTGCCTTCTTACCTAATCGCCCAGCCATCTCCTGCCTCCCGCGCCTACCCCTGCCCCGTGGGCCAGGCTGGGCTTCGGCCCTGACTTGCCTCCGGCCACCTGTGTGTCCTGAGCTGGCTCCCCTCCTGTGACTGGCACCCAGGGTCGGTGGGCTGGGTGGGGCTGTGAGAGGCCTCCTTGCCAGAGCCCTGACCCCGTGGGGCCCCTCTGCTCTGCCCTTCTCACCTCCGGTGGCCCTGCCAGCAGGCCGTAGGGATGCCCTGTCCTCTAGGACTTCCTGGCCCAGCCTCTGGGCCCACCTGGTTGCCGTGGTCATGCTCGCCAGGTCTtctacgtcaggctctgggctgggccagCAGGAGCTTGTCAGCTGGAGGAGGCCAGAGACGGGTGGGAGAGGCCAGGCAGGGGGCTGAGAGGGAAGGGAGCCACAGCCCAGCACGGCATCTTCGCGGGGCTCACACATGCCCCCCAAGCACAcaacacgcatgcgcacacacacgagaacagacacacaggcacacgcgCACGCACCCACACGCATGGAGTCATGGACACAGCCCGCCCGCACActcccacacacagacacagcccAGATGCACACAGCACATCCGCCGGACtggagcccagcatggagggGAGACCCGGGTGTCCAGAGAGGGCTCCTGGCAGGGGGCTGTGCGCCCCAGGCTGGAGGAGGGCAGGTCCCGGCGCCAGGCCCAGTGGCCCCggtctccctcctgctccctggcctgggccccttgcagcccccacccacccaggccTGAGCCCCCTGCCTGCGTCTCAGTTTCAGTGCTTGCGCAGGAGGCCTTGATTTCCACGCTGCGTGGTGAGGAGGGCCTGCCCCTGTGGGTCCCTGGGTCCCCTCCACCCTGCACCCTGCCCATCCCTCACGGCAGAGCCCAGCGGCCGGTGGAGGCGCCCCACCAGCAGCCTGGCGGAAGGCCTGTACCAGGAGCTGTCCCTGACCTTCCTGGTGGCAGTGTCCGTGAGGCAGAGAGGCGGCGGAAGGCTGCAGCACCAGGATCAGGCAGACAACCCCTCTCCCGGGGTCAGGGGCCGCAGATGAACGCCAAGGTAACCAAGGTGGCAGGGAGGCAGTCTCCCAGGCAAGGGGCCCCAGTGGTCCCGCAAGCATGTCACAGCCATGGGGTCACACGAGGTGGGCTCCAGGGAAGACAGAGgctggcagaggggcagggggctggggaccaGTTTGAAGGAGGAAGTCCCCAGACTTGGCAGGTGGACaggcagatggacagatggacggcCCATGTGAGGGACGCAGCAGCTGGGGTCCTCGCGCCCTCTGGGCCACCACCCCACAGGGCGAGGAGAggatggcaggggcaggggcccagggcatGGAGCGGAGGTGAGGGGGTGTCCCCAGCAGCTCTAGGGCTCTCCTCACTGCCTCCCAAAGGTCATGGGCCTTGGAGTGAGGGAAGAGTCGCCCCCGAATGAGAAGGGGGTGtgctctgccctgcccagcccagcgcCACCCTGGCAGACAGCTCACTCCTTCCCCTACCAGGGCCTGAGCCTCTTCCCGGGTCTCAAGTGTCCCCCCCACAGTTCACACCCACCTTAACCTCAGGCTGTGACCCTATTTGGAAATGGGGCCTTTGCAGCCCTGATTAATGACCCCAAGACCAGAGCATccagaaagaagggggaaagatgGAGGTGGAGATTGGGGTGTAGGGCCCAGAACCCCAGAACTGCCTGGGGCACCACACCGGGGAGATGCAGGAAGGACCCTCCTGGCGCCTCTGCCGGAGTGAGACCCGACCTGCTCTTCCGGCCTCCATATCTGAGAGAGAAATTCCCTGGCTGTCAGCCCCCAGCACGTGTGGCCGCTCGCTCCCGGGAGAAGTGGAGTGGGGCCTTGACGGGATCTGCAGGCTCACACAGCTCCCCCTCCTTGCTGAGGGGGAGGCTGGAGAGGATGCTGGGAGCAGAGGGCATGCTGGAAGGAGCCGGGCAGGAGCCCTTCAGCAGATTCCTGGGACGTCGGATGGGCCCCTGCCCAGGGGAGCTAGAGCCTTGCTGCTCTGAACAGCACCCCTCCCACTGCTGGGGCCAGCGGGGCATTTCCTGCTCCCTCAGGCCTGTACCACCTCCCCCTGGGaccccccccagccctcctccccacaggccctcctccctcacacactcctcctcctcccccaggtcccctcccctcttaggccctccccttccctcaggccttcctcctccctcagaccctcctcctcctccctcagaccctcctccccattcctcctcccccttcaagccctcctcctcctcctcaggccttcctccccaagtcctcctcctccctcaggccCTCCAGAACCCCTCTGAAGGCAGCAGACTCAGATGGggctataatttaaaatacatttatttagtgTCCATTTCGTTTCTGTTTGTTACACAAAGCcgttaaataaatacattctccCGGTCACTCGAGTACACGCCTACTCGCTACACAGATGAGGTAGAGAAATCAACAGGCTCGCACGAGACTTCTTGTGTGTGAATGCCCCGGACCCCCGCACTGAGCCAGGAGCCCACGCGTGTGTGTGGCTGGCGGGGAGCAGGTGGCCGGGACCCGCCTGGCCCTCCGCGTGGCTGCGCCCTGCGGCCCGCCCCGCCGGTTCCAGAGAGGCTGAGCTCGGGGACCCAGTTTCTTCCAGAGGCTCTCTCCTGCTCGGAGAGCAGCAGGCCGGGGAGAGGCGCCGTCAGGAGGAGTTCCTTCACTTAGCAAGATATTCtgatatatgcttatatataaacAGACCAGCCAGCAGACATTTTCAGTctgccttgtttaaaaaaatacttccctTTATATTATGACATAGAGCTAAATGTGGTATCTGGTTAACAAAATATCCTTCCTCCGACGTGCTGCCTTTCCAGACCCAGAAGTGCCTGAGCTCCAGTCTGGCCCCGGGGGTGTGGCTCCGCCTGCTCTGGGCCCGGCCGCACCCTCTGAGCACCCAGGCATTCACGGGATGTTCTCTGAACCACAGAACAGACTTCGCTATTTACACCGTACAACAGGGACGAAGAGACCCACATCGACAtaaataggttttcttttaaaaacacagtccCCAGGGTTCCTGGAGCCCCTGGGACTCCACGGAACCCCCTCGCTCAGTAGTTCCTGCGTGTGCACCGCCACTCAGCCCTGTGCCCGCCCAGAGCACAGCCACGGAGCCGGAGCAGGCCAGGCCCAGAGCCAAAGGACCTGGGAGCCACGGCTGCTGTTCACACCAACCTGGGAAGGGCAGCCTCGTGCCGAGGCGGTGCCCAGCTGACCACCGACCACGCCGACACAGCCAGAACAGGCGCACACACCCCACAGACACACGTGGATACACGGTCACCCACACACACGTATGCATGCacaacacacatgcatgtgcaccaTCACACGCGTAGCACACATGCTAGCTACGtgcacatgttcacacacacaacacatgctCACACACGCGCAGACAACACACAGCACAAATGCATGTGTCACACCAGCCCCCTGTGCTCGCACGCACTCATGCAGACACATACATACGCTTACAGTCTCATGTACGCACACACATCAGACTTGCTCACACGCGTGCTCACACGTAAACCTGCAGGTGCTTTCATGTacgcatgcacactcacacatgcatgcacataaaTGCACCCATGCTTCACACGTGTGTGCCCgggcacatgcatgcacatacaacCCAACACGTGCGTGTGCAATCGCATACActcgtgcacacacgcacactcatgcacacgcacatgcgcacacacactcatacacatgcatgcgcgcacacactcAAACCAAGCCACGCGGTGCAGCCCACCCCTTTTTTCTTCCCTGCAAAGACAACGGTGTGGCCAGAGAGAGCAGCCTGCCTTTTGCCAATCTGAGCCCCAGATCCTCTCCGTCCACATCCTTCCTCGCGTCTGCCTCCTCCCATAGGGACACAAAGCAAGCTAGGAATGAACCCTCCAAGGGGCCGGCCCCTCCCCTCTGACATGCCCACCCCTGGCGGGGAGGGCAGGCCACTGGCTGTCGCCCCCCGGCCTCAACATCTGCACTGAAGTGGCTGGGGTGCACACCTGAGGTCTCCCAGAGCAGGGGCCACCCACATTCCAGGACAGCCTCACTGGGGGCAGCTGGCTACAGGGACCTGACTTCCAGAAGCTCCGAGGGCAGTGGCCAGACACAACCtgctttattactttaaaaacaataacgCAACATCCCTCACGATTTAGTGGTTTCAAATGACAAAGCAGATCAGGCAAAGAGGttggggggggtggcggggagggaggaaggggaccctCCAGACTGGGCTCCACCCAGAGTAGGGGGAGTCGCAAGTCTGAGGCAAGGCAgggatggagaaaataataattatatattagttaaataaaaataatttaaaagtcacCGACATCACTCCCAAGAGAAGTGCTCCATGTCAGAGGGGACGCCAGTGACCGCCGCAGCGGGGCGGCCGGGCCGTCTCTCTCCTAGTGGTTTGACTCTCTAAGCCAGTGCCGGAGCAGGACATCCCGCAGGCGGCCGCACGGAGACCCTGTGTGGCCTCGAAGGTGCACCCGGTGCTCCTCAGAGGGAGCCCGGAGCAGGGGGGGGCGCCGCTCGCAGGAACCGGCCTCTTAGGGGGGACACAGCTTGGAAAGCATGGTGCAACGCTCTCAGgtcacggggtgggggggcgcggACAGAGGGGACGCAGGGCCGGACCAGGGCCACCTCTGCCGCTGGGTCTTTGAGAGGACGGACAAAGAGGCAGAGCCAGCCAACCCAGCTGACCCCCGGCTCTTGTCACCACGGGCCAAGTGTGCCGGGGCCGCGCCCGGAGCCTCAGCCCTTGCAGGTGTAGACCTCCTCGCGCTGGGTGCACTGCCTGCACTCCACGTAGCAGCACCAGCGCACCTGGCACTGGCAGGGCCGCGTCACCACCCGGCTCTGCGTGTTGTGGCCGCGCCCGCAGCAGATGCTCTCGCAGTTCTTTCCCCGGTGGCACCTGCGGCCGGCCGTGCCCGGGGAGAAACGGCTGGCCGAGCAGAAGCTGGGCGAGTCGTCCAGGTGCACCAGCTCCGGCGTGCGGGGCAGCGGCTCGCTGCCTCCTGGGCCTGCGGCCCGGCCGCGGGGCGGCGAGATGGCGCCAGCTTCCCCCGTCGCCTCATTGGTGGTGCTGCCCACCTTGAGTGCCGTCTCGTACTTGTGTTTCAGGCGCTTGCCCACCTCGTGGAAGGGTGCCAGCTGCCGCCAGCAGGTCCGCACCGTGCAGGAGCCAGACACGCCGTGGCACTTGCACGTGGTCTCCACCCCAGCCTTGATTACCTGGTGAGGGTGGAGAAGCTGGGCATGAGGGCCACACTGAGAGGCCAGGCACAGCCCCTGCAGATGGCCCCCAGAGGCACTGGACCACACAGCTGCCCCGGACCCAAGCCCAGCCTGGGGGACCACCACTACCCATCACCCAGGCTGCCCGGCTCATGcgcctgtccccctccctccaggccaCGCATGTCCCCAGACAGAAGCCCTACACCCAGTACTGTGACCTCCAGAGTGGCCACTGCAGCACCTGTGGCCCCGTGGGGACACCCCCTCCCTCGGCAGGGCCTCGACAGGCCCCTCATCTAGCCCAGCTGTCAGCGCCCCAGAAGGACCCACCAGTCTGGACTCAGCAGCCTGCCTACTGGGCTGCTGACTTGTTTGTCCTCACTTCTCCAGGAAGCAGGACGGGCCCCTGGATCCTCCAGGTGGGCCCCAGAGGGGAGGGGCGGTCCCCGTACTTCtgcgcatgcacgcacacgcacacacgtgcacacacgcggGAAGGGGCAGTCCCCCCGCTtccacacacatgaacacacgcACAGAGCCGCCCTAAGGGGCCTCTTGCCCGACCACCCACACCGAGGTCCCTGGCAGCAGAGAGGGGAGTCCCTCCCTAGTGGGCCCCATCCCAGGATAGGTCTGAGCTCCCATGATGCCCCCGGGGAGGGCCGGCTGGCTTGAGGGGGATTAGGAAATGTAGCTGCCCTCGGCCAGGCAATAGAAGAGTCACATTAATGACACTTTGCTGAGAAACCCGGACAAATTTAATTAAAACGCTGCTTACCCAGGCCCAGCAGAGCTAATGGAGCACTTTCCATATTCTGACTTTTCATTAATAGCTTACAAAGGAgagaatgcaaaagaaaagaaacagcctCGCCTTGGGGATTTAATCTGCCCTCGCCCCTCCACAGAGGGCAGAGTGGGGACAAGGGCTCcgaagaaaaagggggaaattgATTCTTTAATAAGTGCAGGACTCAGAAGTCTGGTTTCTCAATAAAGAGGggctcagagcagagctgggtCTAATTACCTGGCCCCTCCCAGTCTGGGGCTTCACATCATGGGGGCTGGCTGCCTGGCGAGCATGCAGCGCCCCTGACCGTCCCCATGGCCCGGCAGAGCCTCGGGGGGCCTTTGGTGAGGTTGTGTGGGGACTAAGGGGACCGGGTGCTCCATCCAGAAGGGGCTGATGGCACTCAGGCCTACTCCACTGGCGTGCGCCGAGGAGCTCAGGCGCTGCGGGGAGGGTGAAGGATGGCCAGGGACACGTACCCCCAGGCCCAGCCAGCCTGCGGCCAGCGGCCCCCAGAAGGGCCCAGTAAAAGAGCTTACACTTCTCTCCCCGACCCCTCCACAACAACCTCTATCCCGGTAAGAAAACAAGCCTCACAGGTGCGGAGACTCCCAGCAATTCCCAGCTGCTGTCACTGCATGGTGGGAACAGAGACCCGGAGGCGGCAATACTGCgcttcctcccagccctgggcacctGTTGCTGGGCCCATATCCCGACCTGCACCTACGACCCGCCCCATGTCTCACTCACGCCCATGCCCcgccctggccccgcccacacCTCTCGCCCCGCCCCATCCCTATTCCAAGGGCCCCGCCTATGCCTATGCCCGGCACCATGCCCCGCCCATGCCTGGCTCCatgccccaccccacacccacacTCTTCCCCTGGCAGGCCCACACCCACACCACTCGCCCCAtcctgcaccccaccccacccatatTCCCCGCCCCACGCCTATGCCTTGGCCCCACCGATGCCCATTCCCATGCCTATACCTGGCCCCATGCCCTGCCCAGGCCACATGCCCCTCATCCCGCCCATAACCGTGCCAGGCTCCGGGCCCCACGCCCCGCCCTGCCCGGCTTGCCTTCACACCCACGAGGTTGTTGTGAAAGTCCACGCGGGCTCGCAGGTCCTTGCTCGAGCGCCGGCCCAGGAACTCCTTGACAAACTTGCTGCTGTATTTGAGGTTGTCCCCGCAGCCACCCCACTGCCAGGCCTCCCGGTTCTCCAGGTCGGGGGCCTCGTCACACGTGCAGCGCTCCATGCGGCCCGCGCTGCACGCCTTGGCCAGCGCATGCGTCAGGCCGGCCGAGGAGATGGCGTAGAGGAAGGCGGTCTCCTTGAAGCCTgcggggaggcaggagggcagggccGGTGAGTGGGCGGGAGCAACCCCCATCTCACTCAGGTGTGGCCAAGCTGTAACCATGGCAGTCCAGCTGGAGCCCTATATCCTGACTGCACGCAGGGTCTGCGGTCAGGATCCTTGCAGGTGCgcacctgggggcggggggcggtggtGACATCCCTTCCGGGGCTGCCATGTGCACCTGGGGGTAAGAGCCGCCCCTATGTGCCCCAGGCACATGACGTGTGGGGGTAGAGAGAATTCAAAGTGCACAGAGATCTAGGCTCTACCCAGGGATCAGAGACTGCCTCTCCGACCCATCAGACTCGCCCTGGGACCTTGGcaagcccctccctgccccgccctgcGCCTCAGGTCGCCGGTTTTTAAACAAGgctgctgaggggcgcctgggtggctcagtcggttaagcctccgacttcggctcaggtcatgatctcgcgttcgtgggttcgaaccccgcgtcggcctctgtgctgacagctcagagcctggagcctgtttcggattctgtgtctccctctctctctgaccttcccctgctcccgctgtctctctgtctctcaaaagtaaataaaaaacataaaatattaaaaaaaaataaacaaggctgCTGAGAGTCTCAAATCAGAGTCCCAAGGAGACATGGGAAGGAAGGCTCCCTGCTCGTGGCACCAGCTGGACCTCTGCTGCTCATGCCCCAGCCGCTGGGCCTCGGTCACCACCATGTGGCAAGAGCCATGGGAGCTGCCTTAGGCCCCATTAAAGCTTCCCAAATGCGTCTCTGCTGCCAGCAACTGTTCCCCAGGAgcggcagggcaggagggagaggcggGGCAGGAAGCCGGGTGGAGCAggaaggggatggggtgggaagaaggggcggggcgggggcgggccaggagggaggggcctGAAAGCAAGGGCAGGGCGGGGAGGAAGGTGGAGCTACAGGTGGGTGCAatagtgggagagggagggatgggtgaGGATGGAAGGGCGGATGGAGCAGAGGATGAGCCACAGAGAGTGGGTAAGGAGGGGGGTCTAGCACTCCAGTCTCTGCACCgcaccccaggtgccctgggacccAGCTGGGGGGCAGTGTCCTAGGGGCGCCGCTTGGCCCAGATGGTCCTGCCTCTAGTGCGCTCACCTCGCTTGAGCAGGCTGGCCCGGTAGCGGCCCTCCAAGGTGCAGTTCCAGCGCTCGAACCGGAACTGGTACTGGCACTCGAGTGCGCTCATGCTCACTGCCTCCACCAGTGTCTCGGCCACGCCGGGGTCTCTGCGGCACATGCGCCTTTGCTTGCGCTCCAGCTTCAGACGGTCGCAGGCCTTGTAGTGTGCCTGGGCGGCGGCCTCCGGCTCCAGGGTCATAGGGAGGATGGT
This region of Suricata suricatta isolate VVHF042 chromosome 6, meerkat_22Aug2017_6uvM2_HiC, whole genome shotgun sequence genomic DNA includes:
- the WNT9A gene encoding protein Wnt-9a: MQVTVTLGWELAVQVTASSAHRLTGSEPLTILPMTLEPEAAAQAHYKACDRLKLERKQRRMCRRDPGVAETLVEAVSMSALECQYQFRFERWNCTLEGRYRASLLKRGFKETAFLYAISSAGLTHALAKACSAGRMERCTCDEAPDLENREAWQWGGCGDNLKYSSKFVKEFLGRRSSKDLRARVDFHNNLVGVKVIKAGVETTCKCHGVSGSCTVRTCWRQLAPFHEVGKRLKHKYETALKVGSTTNEATGEAGAISPPRGRAAGPGGSEPLPRTPELVHLDDSPSFCSASRFSPGTAGRRCHRGKNCESICCGRGHNTQSRVVTRPCQCQVRWCCYVECRQCTQREEVYTCKG